AATAGATACAGGTATTGAAAAAAGAGATAATCACCTAAGAAGTGCAGATTTCTTTTTAGCAAAAAAATATCCAGAACTTAAATTTGTTATGAAAACTTATATTAAAAAAAGTGATGACGAAGGTGTTATGATTGGTGACTTGACAATAAGAGGAATTACAAAAGAGGTTAAATTAGAAGTTGAAATTGGTGGTACAATCAAAGACTTAGAGGGAAATAATAGAGTAGGGTTTTCACTTGAGGGAGAGATTAATCGTACAGATTTTGATTTGAAATGGAATAAAGCTTTAGAGTTTGGTGGAGTAGCTGTTAGTGAAAAAGTTGAATTAGAAGTTGAAGCTCAAGCAGTAGAAAAGTAGTTTAAGGAAAAAACATGAGAAGTAATACAAAATTAAAACTAGCAGGTATGATGCTAGGAGCTGCTCTTACATCAACAACAGCAGTTGCTGCAAGTAGTGGTTCTTGTGGCGCTGGCAAGTGTGGTGGCGATATGAAGAAAG
The window above is part of the Malaciobacter marinus genome. Proteins encoded here:
- a CDS encoding YceI family protein — encoded protein: MKLTAKLLAGLFLAVGLLNATPYSLDKAHSEVGFSVKHLMITKVNGQFKKFDANIDFDSKTKVFKSLNATIKTESIDTGIEKRDNHLRSADFFLAKKYPELKFVMKTYIKKSDDEGVMIGDLTIRGITKEVKLEVEIGGTIKDLEGNNRVGFSLEGEINRTDFDLKWNKALEFGGVAVSEKVELEVEAQAVEK